In Hyperolius riggenbachi isolate aHypRig1 chromosome 1, aHypRig1.pri, whole genome shotgun sequence, the genomic window ACGATTTTTGAATGATTACATGTTGCTTGTTATTGTGGTGGGCTCTCTGGTTGCTCTACTCATATGTATAATGTGCGCAGCTGTGATTATGAGTCATAGGCGCAAAGCTTCAGCCTATTATCCTTCGTCTTTTGCTCCAAAAGAATACGTGAACCATGATGACAAAAATGGGGGGACCACAGCATTTAATGAGGTTCCTGAGAAGGCACATCATGCCAAAGTAGAAGAAGTGGTGACCTCAACCAACCAGCTTCAAGCTGACATCCTCAGTGCTGCTCAAAACCTTAAGTCACCCACTAAGTGTGGTGGCAATAAAGAACAAAAAATTAAGGAAGAACCTCAAAAATCTCAGAAACCCTCTCAAAAGAAAAAGCCTAAGGATTCCTCCAGCAGTAGTTCATCCGACAGTTCAGACAGTGAAGATGAACATCAAAAGAAGAAAGTGCAGGAGATCCCAACTGAGCAACCAGAGGAACCCAAACCCACAGGTGATTCTCAGGACACTCCAACTAAACCAGTGGAAGAATCTAAACCTACAGATGATTCCCAGGGGACTCCCACTCAGCCAGGGGAAGAACCCAATCCTACAGGTGATTCCCAAGAGGCACCCACTAAGGCAGAGGAAGAAAATAAACCTGCTGGCGATTCTCAAGAGGCTCCAGCCCAGCCAGCAGAAGAAACTAAACCTACTAGTGAATCTCAGGAGAACCCATCAGAAGGTAAAACCGATGTTCCTAATGCCCCTGTAGAAGTTAGTGGAAAGGGAGAAGAGGTTAATCCCACTCCAACTGACTGTGGTGGGTCACAGAACATTCCCTGTGGCAGCCAAGAATCACCAGCAACTCCTGAAACACAGCCATGTGGAGTCTAACGCAGGATGATGATATCATAAAGACAAACAAACTTAAATTATGGTGTTCCTCCTGTGCCTAAGGCCTGAGCCTGCACAGGACTAGATGGTCAGATAATCAACAAtacattcagctgtcatttc contains:
- the TMEM119 gene encoding transmembrane protein 119; translated protein: MGHLLTFCLLLFCCYPMSLGRYTTEPESGSGDGDGTTILSNTQSYDIVGYTTESSVKNVNGTTPLNILESIKRFLNDYMLLVIVVGSLVALLICIMCAAVIMSHRRKASAYYPSSFAPKEYVNHDDKNGGTTAFNEVPEKAHHAKVEEVVTSTNQLQADILSAAQNLKSPTKCGGNKEQKIKEEPQKSQKPSQKKKPKDSSSSSSSDSSDSEDEHQKKKVQEIPTEQPEEPKPTGDSQDTPTKPVEESKPTDDSQGTPTQPGEEPNPTGDSQEAPTKAEEENKPAGDSQEAPAQPAEETKPTSESQENPSEGKTDVPNAPVEVSGKGEEVNPTPTDCGGSQNIPCGSQESPATPETQPCGV